One Caenibius sp. WL genomic window, GCTTGTTGCACCGCGCTTGTCCTCGTTTCGCTTGTCCCCGCCGCCGCCTCTGCCGCCCAGGAAGGGGCCGCTGCGAAAACTTCGGGAAGCGGCAAATCCGATCCGAACAAGGCGGAAGCGAACAAGGACGCCGTTCCGCGGATGACATTCGGCACCTGGGGCATCGATCTGACCCAGATCGATCCGGCGATCCGCCCGGGGGACGATTTCTTCGGCCACGTCAACGCGAAATGGATCGCGAACAATCCGATTCCGGCGGAATTCAGCCGTTACGGCGCCTTCACCATGCTGGGCGAGAAATCGCAGCACGATGTCCGCGCCCTGGTGGATGAACTGGTCGCCAAAAAGCACAAGCCGGGCTCGCTCGACCGGAAAATCGTCGACGCCTATAACGCGTATCTCAATCAGGATGCGATCGATGCGGCGGGGCTTGCCCCGGCGCGGCCCTATCTTGCACAAATCGCCGCCGCGGACAGTCTGGCCAAGCTGGCCGAACTGTTCGGCAAGCCGGGTTTCCCGTCCCCCCTGGGGGCATGGATCGAAGTCGACGAGAAAAAGCCCGACAGCTATGCGGTGGGGCTCGGTGCCGGCGGGCTCGGGCTGCCTGATCGGGATTACTATCTCAAGACCGATCCCAAATCGCGCGAGATTCAGGACAAATACCGCACGTTCCTCGCCTTTCTGCTCGGCAAGGCGGGCTATCAGAAGCCCGAGGAAGCGGCCGCGGCGGTCTACGCGCTGGAATACCGGTTCGCCGAACTGGCTTGGGACCGGGCGGTTTCGCGCAATCGCGATCTGACTTATCACAAGCTGGCCCGGGCCGAAGTCGATGCGATGACCGGCGGTTTCCCGTTGCAGACGATGCTGGATGCGGCGGGCCTCGGCAAAGTGCAGGAATTTCTTGTCCCGCAACTGCCGCCGACGGCGGAAGAAGCGAAACGGCTGGGTCTCGACGCCGCGACGCTGGGCAAGATCGGCGGCGGATTGCCCGCGATGCTCAAGCTGCTGCCGGAAACGCCGGTAGCGACGCTACAGGCGTGGAGCGCGGCCCGTTTCCTGTCCGGCAGCGCGGATGTGCTGCCGCGCGATATCGATCAGGCTTCGTTCGAATTCTACGGCAAGACCCTGCGCGGGCAGGAAGAACAGCGCCCGCGTTGGAAACGGGCCATCAGCGCGACCGAGGGCCAGTTGGGCGAAGCCTTGGGCCGCGAATATGTCGCGCGCTATTTCCCGCCGGAGAACAAGGCGGAAATGGATGCGCTGGTCGGCAATCTGCGCAAGGCGCTGGCGCAGAGCCTGGCCGACAACGACTGGATGAGCGCGGAAACCAAGAAGGAAGCGCAGGCGAAGCTCGATCTGTTCACCACCAAGATCGGATATCCCGACAAGTTCAAGACTTATGACGGGCTCACGATCAGCCCGGTCAATCCGCTGGAAAACGGCGTCGCGGCGTCGGCGTGGAGCTGGCAATACGATCTTTCGCGGCTGGGCGGCCCGGTGGATCGCAGCGAATGGTTCATGCTGCCGCAGACGGTCAACGCCTACTACAACCCCTCGGTCAACGAGATCGTGTTCCCGGCGGCGATCCTCCAACCGCCGTTCTTCAACGCATCGGCCGATCCGGCGGTCAACTATGGCGCGATCGGGGCGGTCATCGGCCACGAAATCGGCCATGGTTTCGACGATCAGGGTGCCAAGTCCGATGGCACGGGGATGCTGCGTGACTGGTGGACGCCCAAGGATATGGCTGCGTTCAAGGAACTGGGGCAGAAGCTTGTCAAGCAATATGCGGGCTATTGCCCGATCGATGATGGCAAGATGTGCGTCAACGGCGAACTGACATTGGGCGAGAACATTGGCGATCTCGGCGGGCTCAGCCTTGCCTATCGCGCCTATCGTATGTCGCTGAACGGCAAGGAGGCCCCGGTGATTGACGGGTTGACCGGCGATCAGCGCTTCTTCCTCGCCTGGGCACAGGTCTGGCGTTCGACCAGCCGGCCCGATGCGCTGCGTCAGCAGTTGATGACCGATCCCCATTCGCCGGAGCAATATCGCGTCAACGGCGTCGTGCGGAACATGGATGCCTGGTACAAGGCATTCAACGTCCAGCCGGGCGATGCGCTCTATCTCCCGCCCGAACAGCGCGTGCATATCTGGTAACGGGCCTGTCCCTCTTTCCGGGCCCGTTCCCCGCATGCCTTACCCGCACCTATTCCCCTCCAATATTGGCTGATTCATGGACACCACGCTTACCGCTATCCTGCTTGGCATCGTCGAAGGGCTGACGGAATTCGTTCCGGTGTCTTCCACCGGGCACCTGATTCTAGCCACCGAACTGTTCGGTTACGACGCCAAGCAATGGGCGATGTTCAACGTGGTGATCCAGCTCGGCGCAATCCTGGCGGTCGTGGTGCAGTATTGGGGCACATTCTGGCGGGCCGGGATGGGGGTGCTCCGGCTCGAAGCGCAGGGCCTGGCTTTCCTGCGCAATATCCTGCTGGCGTTCCTGCCCTCGGCGGTATTGGGGCTGGCGCTGAAGGACTATATCGACATCATGCTGGGCAGCCCGTCGGTGGTGGCCTGGGCGCTGATCGCGGGTGGGATCGCGATCCTCGCCATCGAAAAGGTCGCCAAGACGGGCGATTATGTCGAAGTGGCCGACTTGCCGATGCGGCAGGCGCTGGGCGTGGGTCTGGCGCAGTGTTGTGCGATGATCCCTGGGGTCAGCCGTTCGGGCGCGACGATCATGGGCGCGCTGGCCATGGGCATCAACCGCAAGACGGCGGCGGAATTTTCTTTCTTTCTCGCCGTGCCGACGATGATCGGCGCCTCCACGCTCGAACTGCTCGACAAGGGGCACCAGCTTACCAGCGGCGAAGGTGTGGGCTGGAGCGAACTGGGCATCGGCTTCACCGTGTCGTTCTTCGTCGCGCTGGCGGTGATCCGTGCGTTCGTCGCCTATGTCAGCCGCTCGGGCTTCGCGCCTTTCGCCTGGTATCGCATCGTGCTGGGTATTTTTGCGGTGGGTTGGCTGACCCTGCGGTAAAAACGCAACATATCCTATGTTATGCGCCCTTGGCGCGGAACTTTTGACGCCACCGTGTTTTTCCGAAGCAAGGAGAATGCGAATGGCGATGGCCGTGATACTGCTGGTGGTGACGGGGGCGGCCCTCGGGTGGCTGGTATCCGTCGTCCGGCAGGTCGACGACTCTTATGAAATCGCCACCAACCTTGCCGTGGGCATGGTTGGGGCCGTGGTGGGCGGCATGATCCTGTGCCCGATGATCGGCGGTGCCAATCCCCTGCTCGGCATGTACGGCATGGCCACGCTAGTGCTTTCGTTCGGCACGGCCTGCGGTGCGCTGGCAGTGTTCCATATCGCGAGCACCCGGGCGATCCGGTAAAAGGCGCCGGGCACTGTTCCTGTCTTCAATCTCGAAGCGCTTCCGGTAATCCTCCGGAATATCGTGTGATCGCAGCTATTGCGGTGTCGCGGGTTTTTCCGTGTCATCCCGCTTTTGATCCGCAGTGGTGGCGGGTTTGGCGGGCGGATAGCGGCTTTCGATCATTTTCGCCGCTTCATCCAGCGCCCGCGCTTCCCCGATGCTTACTCCGCCCGGACCGGGCTCGTTGTCGGCATCGCCGCAGGCTGCGGTCAGCGCGGTGGTGAGAATGGCAAAAGCGATAAGGGCGGTAGGGTGGCGGTGTTGCATCGGCCCATCATAGTCTACGTGGCGCACAAGAAAAGCGGGCGAACCCGAAGGTTGCACCCGCTTCCTGTTTCCGTGCCCGGCCGAGGGCCAAACCGGAAAAACGCCTTATTCGGCAGCAGCGCCAGCAGCGGCGGCGTCGGCGGCCGCAGCTGCGGCTGCGGCGCCGGCGGCTTCCGTCGGATCGGTGGCTTCGGCGGTTTCGTCCGTCTTTTCGGCGGTTGCATCTGCCGGTGCCTGTGCGGCGTCGGTGGTCGCATTCGGGTCAGCCGCCGGTTCCTGGACGTTTTCGGTCATCGCTTCGTCCGCCGGCATTTCGACCGTGTCGGCCTGTGCATCTTCCGAGGCCTTGTCCGAGCTGCCGCACGCGGACAGCGCCAGAACGGTGACGGAAGCGAGCGCGGCATAAACGATCTTTTTCATCAGTATCCCTCTTCAATGGCATCATGGCCGCCTCTCGGACGGCAAGGCGCGCGATGCTAACGCAGGGATTCGCATCGCGCAAACTCAATTCGACTTGCAGATATAAAGTTATCTTTATATATAATCGCCAATGCAGATTGAATCGCTCCTCCGCGCTCTTTCCGATCCCAGCCGCCTGCGGATCATGCGTCTGCTTGCCAGTATGGAACTGGCGGTGGGGGAGATCGTGCAGGTCTTGGGGCAAAGCCAGCCGCGCATTTCCCGCCATGTGAAGATTCTCTGCGATGCCGGGCTGGCCGAACGGCACCGCGAAGGAAGCTGGGTCTATGTGCGCAGCCGGTTGAATGGGCACGGCTCCGCGCCGGGCAGCGCATTGGCCGCCACCACTGCCGCGCTGCTGTCCGCCGCCGAACAGGATGACAGCGCGTTTGCCGCCCAGTGCGCGGCGGACCGGGCGCGGCTGGCAGCCATCCGCGCGGCGCGTGCGGCGCGTGCGGCAGACTATTTCGCGGCGCGTGCGGTGGAATGGGACCAGTTGCGCGATCTGCTGTGCGATCCGGTGCGGGTGGAACAGGAACTGTGCCTGGCGCTGGGCGGCGATCTCGGCGTACTGCTCGATATCGGCACGGGCACGGGCCGGATTGCCGAACTGCTGTTCGCCCGCGCGGCCCATGTCACCGCGCTCGACCGCAGCCATGACATGCTGGCTCTGGCCCGGGCGCGCCTGCAGGATTTCCCGCCCGAACGGGTGGAACTGGTGCAGGGCGATTTCACCGCTCTGCCGTTTGCCGATGCCGTGTTCGACACGGTGACGCTGCATCAGGTGCTGCATTATGCGCAGATGCCCGAACGCGCGCTGGACGAGGCCGCCCGGGTGACGCGCCCCGGTGGGCGCATCGCGATCGTCGATCTTGCCCCCCACGGGCGGGAGGAACTGCGCGATGTCCATGCCCATGCCCGGCTTGGTTTCGCGGACGAAGCGATGGCCCACATGCTGGCCGAAGCGGGCTTCGCGCCGCATGTGCCGCGCACGCTGGATGGCGGCGACCTGACAATCAAGGTCTGGACTGCTACGCGCGGCGCGCTATCGGCGCGCAAGCAACCCATGCCATCCGGCTCTGCCCAAATTCCCTCGCTGTCCTTATAATCGATCCACCCGTGAAAGACGCTGTTTCCATGTCCTCAAGCCACCCGCTGCCCGAAGCGCCACTGTTTGCCGATCTGCCGGGCGATATCGCTGTGTCTTTCGAATTCTTCCCGCCCAAGAGCGAGAAGATGGAAGCGCAGCTGTGGGATGCGATCACCCAACTGGCCCCATTGGACCCGAGCTTCGTTTCGGTGACGTATGGCGCGGGCGGATCGACGCGCGAACGCACGCATGCCACGGTCAGCCGGATCGTGCAGGAAACCGCTCTCGTGCCCGCCGCGCATCTCACCTGCGTCGCCGCCAGCAAGGACGAGATCGCCGAAATCGCCGATCAATACTGGGATGCGGGCGTGCGCCATATCGTCGCCTTGCGGGGCGATCCACCGCCGGGCGATGGCGGGCGTTTCGTGCCCCACCCGCAGGGCTATACCGGCGCGGCGGATCTCGTTGCCGGTCTGCGCGCGCGCCACGATTTCGAGATTTCGGTTGCCGCCTATCCCGAAATGCACCCCGAAGCGGTGAGCGCCGAAGCCGATCTCGACAATCTCAGGCGCAAGCTCGATGCCGGGGCGACCCGCGCGATCACGCAGTTCTTTTTTGAGAACGACGCCTATTTCCGCTTCCTCGACAAAGCGCTGGCGGCGGGGATCACTGCGCCGATCCTGCCCGGGATCATGCCGGTGACCAATTTCGACGCGATCCGCCGGATGTCGGCCAACACCGAAATCCCCGCGTGGATGGAAGCGATGTTCGCCGGGCTCGACGATCGCCCCGGCCCGCGCGCGTTGGTCTCGGCGGTGGTGGCCGCCGAACAGTGCCGCCGCCTCTATGCGGGCGGGGTGCGCGATTTTCATTTCTACACGCTCAACCGGGCGGAACAGGCTTATGCCATCTGCCAGCTTCTGGGCCTTAGACCTGGCCCCGTTCCGGCTGTACAGGAGAATGCCGCATGACCATTGCCGGACCGACCAGCGACGCCGAACAGGCGTTTCGCGCTGCCGCTGCCGAACGGATTCTCGTGTTCGATGGCGGTTATGGCACCGCGATTCAGAAATATGGGCTGACCGAGGCGGATTATCGCGGCGGGCTCGATCTGGCGAAGGACCAGAAGGGCAACAACGATCTGCTGTGTCTCACCCGGCCCGATGTAATCGCCGCGATCCATACCGCCTATTGCGATGCGGGCGCGGACATGATCGAGACCAACACGTTCAGTTCCACCCGGATCGCCATGGCCGATTACGGCTGCGAACATCTGGTGCGCGAGATCAATCTGGCCGCCGCGAAGCTGGCGCGTGAGGCGTGCGATGCGGCGACTGCGAGGGATGGCAAGCGCCGTTTCGTCACCGGTTCGATCGGGCCGACGAACAAGACGCTTTCGCTCTCGCCCGATGTGAACGACCCCGGCTTCCGAGAAGTGACGTTCGATGAATTGAAAGCGACCTACCGCGAACAGTGCGATGCGCTGATCGAAGGCGGGGTGGATTTCCTGCTGGTCGAAACCTGCTTCGACACGTTGAACGCCAAGGTCGCCGGGCTGGCCGCGCGCGAAGCGGCGGAAGCCGCCGGGCGCGAGGTGCCGCTGATGATGAGCTTCACCATCACCGATATGAGCGGGCGCAATCTGTCCGGCCATACCGTCACCGCATTCTGGTATGCCCTGCGCCATCTGAAGCCGCTGACGATCGGCATCAACTGCGCTTTCGGGGCGGACAAGATGCGGCCTTATCTTACCGAATTGGCCAAGGATTGCGATGCGCTGATCCTCGCCTATCCCAACGCGGGCCTGCCCAATGAACTGGGCCAGTATGACGAACTGCCCGAACGCACGGCGGAACTGATCCGCGAATGGGTGGGTGAAGGGCTGGTCAACATGGTGGGGGGGTGCTGCGGCACCACGCCGGCGCATATCGGCGCCATCGCGAAAATGGTGGCGGGCGAAGCGGGCCGCGCAGTGCCGCAAACCACGGTCAAGACGCGCCTGGCCGGGCTGGAGCCCTTCATCATGGCGGCCTGAGCCGCCGCGCTTTCCTGCTGCCTGCGGCGTATGGCCGCTGATCCAACGAGAAAATCCATGTCCTCGACTCTTTCCTCCTCCCGCTTCGTCAATATCGGCGAACGCACCAACGTCACCGGATCGGCCAGGTTCAAGAAGCTGATCATGGCGGGCGACTATACCGCTGCGGTCGAAGTCGCCCGGCAGCAGGTCGAGAACGGCGCGCAGATTATCGACGTCAACATGGACGAAGGGCTGCTCGATGCGGTCGAGGCGATGACCACGTTCCTCAAGCTGATCGCGGCGGAGCCCGATATCGCCCGGGTGCCGGTGATGATCGACAGTTCTAAGTGGGAAGTGATCGAAGCCGGGCTCAAATGCGTTTCGGGCAAGCCGATCGTGAACTCGATCAGCATGAAGGAAGGCGAAGGTCCGTTCCTCGAACAGGCGCGCAAGTGCATGGCCTATGGCGCGGCGGTGGTGGTCATGGCGTTCGACGAGACCGGCCAGGCCGACACCAAGGAGCGCAAGGTCGAAATCTGCAACCGCGCCTACAAGTTGCTGACGGGTATCGGCTTCCCGCCCGAGGATATTATTTTCGATCCCAACGTCTTCGCCGTGGCAACGGGGATCGAGGAGCACGATCGGTACGCGCTCGATTTCATCGAAGCGGTCAAGGAAATCCGCGAAGCCTGCCCGCATGTGCACTTTTCGGGCGGCCTGTCGAATCTGTCCTTCAGCTTCCGGGGGAACGAGCCGGTGCGCCGGGCGATGCACTCGGTGTTCCTCTACTACGCCATTCCCGCCGGGCTCGACATGGCGATTGTCAATGCCGGGCAGCTCGACGTTTACGACACCATCGATCCCGCGCTGCGCGATGCGTGCGAGGACGTGATCCTGATGCGCCGCCCCGATGCGACCGAGCGGCTGATCGAACTCGCCGAAAGCTTCAAGGGGCAGGACAAGGCGGCCGAGAAAGCCGCCGAGGAATGGCGCGGCTGGGATGTTGTGCGGCGGCTGGAGCATGCGCTGGTCAAGGGCATCGACCTCCATATCGTCGACGATACCGAAGAAGCGCGGCAGGATATCGCGGCCAGGGGCGGCCGCCCCATCGAAGTGATCGAAGGCCCGTTGATGGGCGGGATGAACACGGTGGGCGATCTGTTCGGCAGCGGCAAGATGTTCCTGCCGCAAGTCGTCAAATCCGCGCGCGTGATGAAGAAGGCGGTGGCCCACCTGATCCCCTTCATCGAAGCGGAAAAGGAAGAAGGCGCCAAGGCCAAGGGCCGGATCGTGATGGCGACCGTGAAAGGCGACGTGCACGATATCGGCAAGAACATCGTCGGCGTGGTGTTGCAGTGCAACGGCTACGAAGTGATCGATCTGGGCGTCATGGTGCCGTGGTCGACGATTCTCGATGCCGCGAACGAGAACGATGCCGACATCATCGGCCTGTCCGGCCTCATCACCCCTTCGCTCGATGAGATGGTGACTGTGGGCGAGGAAATGCAGCGCGCCGGGATGGATATCCCGCTGCTGATCGGCGGGGCGA contains:
- a CDS encoding M13 family metallopeptidase — translated: MIQNALLRACCTALVLVSLVPAAASAAQEGAAAKTSGSGKSDPNKAEANKDAVPRMTFGTWGIDLTQIDPAIRPGDDFFGHVNAKWIANNPIPAEFSRYGAFTMLGEKSQHDVRALVDELVAKKHKPGSLDRKIVDAYNAYLNQDAIDAAGLAPARPYLAQIAAADSLAKLAELFGKPGFPSPLGAWIEVDEKKPDSYAVGLGAGGLGLPDRDYYLKTDPKSREIQDKYRTFLAFLLGKAGYQKPEEAAAAVYALEYRFAELAWDRAVSRNRDLTYHKLARAEVDAMTGGFPLQTMLDAAGLGKVQEFLVPQLPPTAEEAKRLGLDAATLGKIGGGLPAMLKLLPETPVATLQAWSAARFLSGSADVLPRDIDQASFEFYGKTLRGQEEQRPRWKRAISATEGQLGEALGREYVARYFPPENKAEMDALVGNLRKALAQSLADNDWMSAETKKEAQAKLDLFTTKIGYPDKFKTYDGLTISPVNPLENGVAASAWSWQYDLSRLGGPVDRSEWFMLPQTVNAYYNPSVNEIVFPAAILQPPFFNASADPAVNYGAIGAVIGHEIGHGFDDQGAKSDGTGMLRDWWTPKDMAAFKELGQKLVKQYAGYCPIDDGKMCVNGELTLGENIGDLGGLSLAYRAYRMSLNGKEAPVIDGLTGDQRFFLAWAQVWRSTSRPDALRQQLMTDPHSPEQYRVNGVVRNMDAWYKAFNVQPGDALYLPPEQRVHIW
- a CDS encoding undecaprenyl-diphosphate phosphatase, coding for MDTTLTAILLGIVEGLTEFVPVSSTGHLILATELFGYDAKQWAMFNVVIQLGAILAVVVQYWGTFWRAGMGVLRLEAQGLAFLRNILLAFLPSAVLGLALKDYIDIMLGSPSVVAWALIAGGIAILAIEKVAKTGDYVEVADLPMRQALGVGLAQCCAMIPGVSRSGATIMGALAMGINRKTAAEFSFFLAVPTMIGASTLELLDKGHQLTSGEGVGWSELGIGFTVSFFVALAVIRAFVAYVSRSGFAPFAWYRIVLGIFAVGWLTLR
- a CDS encoding metalloregulator ArsR/SmtB family transcription factor, producing the protein MQIESLLRALSDPSRLRIMRLLASMELAVGEIVQVLGQSQPRISRHVKILCDAGLAERHREGSWVYVRSRLNGHGSAPGSALAATTAALLSAAEQDDSAFAAQCAADRARLAAIRAARAARAADYFAARAVEWDQLRDLLCDPVRVEQELCLALGGDLGVLLDIGTGTGRIAELLFARAAHVTALDRSHDMLALARARLQDFPPERVELVQGDFTALPFADAVFDTVTLHQVLHYAQMPERALDEAARVTRPGGRIAIVDLAPHGREELRDVHAHARLGFADEAMAHMLAEAGFAPHVPRTLDGGDLTIKVWTATRGALSARKQPMPSGSAQIPSLSL
- the metF gene encoding methylenetetrahydrofolate reductase [NAD(P)H], translated to MSSSHPLPEAPLFADLPGDIAVSFEFFPPKSEKMEAQLWDAITQLAPLDPSFVSVTYGAGGSTRERTHATVSRIVQETALVPAAHLTCVAASKDEIAEIADQYWDAGVRHIVALRGDPPPGDGGRFVPHPQGYTGAADLVAGLRARHDFEISVAAYPEMHPEAVSAEADLDNLRRKLDAGATRAITQFFFENDAYFRFLDKALAAGITAPILPGIMPVTNFDAIRRMSANTEIPAWMEAMFAGLDDRPGPRALVSAVVAAEQCRRLYAGGVRDFHFYTLNRAEQAYAICQLLGLRPGPVPAVQENAA
- a CDS encoding homocysteine S-methyltransferase family protein, with the translated sequence MTIAGPTSDAEQAFRAAAAERILVFDGGYGTAIQKYGLTEADYRGGLDLAKDQKGNNDLLCLTRPDVIAAIHTAYCDAGADMIETNTFSSTRIAMADYGCEHLVREINLAAAKLAREACDAATARDGKRRFVTGSIGPTNKTLSLSPDVNDPGFREVTFDELKATYREQCDALIEGGVDFLLVETCFDTLNAKVAGLAAREAAEAAGREVPLMMSFTITDMSGRNLSGHTVTAFWYALRHLKPLTIGINCAFGADKMRPYLTELAKDCDALILAYPNAGLPNELGQYDELPERTAELIREWVGEGLVNMVGGCCGTTPAHIGAIAKMVAGEAGRAVPQTTVKTRLAGLEPFIMAA
- the metH gene encoding methionine synthase; its protein translation is MSSTLSSSRFVNIGERTNVTGSARFKKLIMAGDYTAAVEVARQQVENGAQIIDVNMDEGLLDAVEAMTTFLKLIAAEPDIARVPVMIDSSKWEVIEAGLKCVSGKPIVNSISMKEGEGPFLEQARKCMAYGAAVVVMAFDETGQADTKERKVEICNRAYKLLTGIGFPPEDIIFDPNVFAVATGIEEHDRYALDFIEAVKEIREACPHVHFSGGLSNLSFSFRGNEPVRRAMHSVFLYYAIPAGLDMAIVNAGQLDVYDTIDPALRDACEDVILMRRPDATERLIELAESFKGQDKAAEKAAEEWRGWDVVRRLEHALVKGIDLHIVDDTEEARQDIAARGGRPIEVIEGPLMGGMNTVGDLFGSGKMFLPQVVKSARVMKKAVAHLIPFIEAEKEEGAKAKGRIVMATVKGDVHDIGKNIVGVVLQCNGYEVIDLGVMVPWSTILDAANENDADIIGLSGLITPSLDEMVTVGEEMQRAGMDIPLLIGGATTSKVHTALRIDPAYTGPVIHVLDASRAVGVASQLLSDTQRDGIVENTAAEYAKIREAREGKGQTKLLTLAEARANAFTPDFADKPAAPAQPGLHRFDDWDLTDLVECFDWTPFFRAWELAGTYPAILQDEVVGESARSLYADAQAMLARIVEEKWLTARGVAAFWPCRRDGDDVILTDGDVRLPFLRQQFPKSRGRANFCLADFIDPAGDWLGGFAVGIHGIEPHLARFKENHDDYSDILLKALADRFAEAFAERLHQHVRMVLWGYAPDEQFTNEALIREEYRGIRPAPGYPACPDHSLKPILFDLLDAGTNAGITLTESQAMLPTSAVSGFYFGHPESQYFGVARIGHDQLEDYAGRRGIDLAAAERWLRPNLD